The Candidatus Zymogenaceae bacterium genome includes a window with the following:
- a CDS encoding amidohydrolase — MSNSYKIIDSLCYIPTEEVVLDMIASLPPQMARYLKNVFGPRVSPILGVEADELFRMKKELTQDELKAALAPKMKVLATDPETFIASLDEMGVERAVIFNLDEETPSGLAGLPNDYYADLVRRFPDTFIGVAGIDPLKGMDAFREVRRCYDLGLRGIAMRPFMFGIPPHHAKMYPIYAACVDLDIPVWFHMSINYSTNTMEVERPIYLDIVAQDFPELKIIAGHGGWPWVEEMVAVAWRNENVYIDIASYIPKYIGMPGTGWEPLLRYGNSILQDRVLFGSTWLFMGMTIKQLADGVMELPLKEEVKHKWLYHNAARLFGLA; from the coding sequence ATGAGCAACTCATATAAAATCATCGATTCCCTGTGCTACATCCCTACAGAGGAGGTGGTCCTGGATATGATCGCCTCCCTTCCCCCACAGATGGCCAGATACCTGAAAAACGTCTTCGGTCCCAGGGTGTCACCGATCCTGGGAGTAGAGGCCGATGAGCTCTTTCGCATGAAAAAGGAGTTGACCCAGGATGAACTCAAGGCCGCCCTCGCCCCGAAGATGAAGGTGTTGGCCACCGATCCCGAGACCTTTATCGCGAGCCTCGACGAAATGGGCGTGGAGCGGGCGGTGATTTTCAATCTGGACGAGGAGACCCCCAGCGGCCTGGCGGGCCTTCCCAACGACTACTACGCGGACCTGGTTCGCCGCTTCCCGGATACATTCATCGGCGTGGCCGGTATAGATCCTCTCAAGGGGATGGACGCCTTCCGGGAAGTGCGGCGCTGTTACGACCTGGGTCTTCGGGGCATCGCCATGCGCCCGTTCATGTTCGGCATCCCGCCGCATCACGCGAAAATGTATCCCATATACGCCGCGTGTGTGGACCTGGATATTCCGGTCTGGTTTCACATGTCCATCAATTACTCCACCAATACCATGGAGGTGGAACGCCCCATATATCTGGACATCGTGGCCCAGGATTTTCCCGAGTTGAAGATCATCGCAGGACACGGCGGCTGGCCCTGGGTGGAGGAGATGGTCGCCGTCGCCTGGCGAAACGAGAACGTATATATTGATATCGCCTCCTACATCCCGAAATACATCGGCATGCCCGGAACCGGCTGGGAGCCGCTGCTTCGCTACGGCAACTCCATCCTCCAGGACCGGGTCCTGTTCGGCTCCACGTGGCTCTTTATGGGCATGACCATCAAACAGCTGGCGGACGGGGTGATGGAATTGCCCCTGAAGGAGGAGGTAAAACACAAGTGGCTCTATCATAACGCGGCGAGACTCTTCGGACTTGCCTGA
- a CDS encoding MFS transporter — protein MSHGEPAIDSSREKSFLSPVRLLLLSMGLYAVQTFWGFSMATLPVHLLEILGSETLTGIVIAAAGIFGMSMPIVAGALSDRISTPFGKRKPFIVSGWIVTVTILLIMPSVTSKAAVIFLALIVYAAFFVAMGPYFALLPDLAPPQQQGTASGVMFFVGGIGVIAYLFFGGRAWEANHAFPFFWAAGSIVFAVAVMCAGTREPKHPPVVRKSGDLIRRIMSERRAVSFYGGMILWWSGIWMANYFFVIAMRGMFGVTVREAVLVQFLFTVSYVLFALPMGYLGVRAGQKRLTVVGLMLLALVLFITGVVMDFRSVYPLMIIAGAAFAIILVVAYSYFITIIPPENTAGFLGVYMACQNGAILIGPALGGYLVETFGPRSMYPCAGVLVLLGVMCILNIRERRGGIPGVGSKPRESTATH, from the coding sequence TTGTCTCACGGAGAACCCGCCATCGACAGCTCTCGAGAAAAATCCTTCCTCTCCCCCGTACGGCTGCTGCTCCTCTCGATGGGGCTCTACGCCGTGCAGACGTTCTGGGGGTTTTCCATGGCCACCCTGCCGGTGCACCTGCTGGAAATCCTCGGATCCGAAACTCTAACCGGCATCGTCATCGCCGCCGCGGGTATCTTCGGCATGAGCATGCCGATCGTCGCCGGAGCGCTCTCCGACCGCATCTCCACCCCTTTTGGAAAGCGAAAGCCCTTTATCGTCTCGGGCTGGATTGTCACGGTGACGATCCTCCTCATCATGCCGTCCGTCACATCGAAGGCGGCGGTCATCTTCCTGGCGCTGATTGTATACGCCGCCTTCTTCGTGGCGATGGGGCCCTACTTCGCCCTCCTGCCCGACCTGGCGCCCCCCCAGCAGCAGGGAACGGCCTCGGGCGTGATGTTTTTCGTGGGGGGCATCGGGGTCATCGCCTATCTCTTTTTCGGAGGCCGGGCCTGGGAGGCAAACCACGCGTTCCCGTTCTTCTGGGCGGCGGGGTCAATCGTCTTCGCCGTCGCCGTCATGTGCGCCGGCACCCGGGAGCCGAAGCACCCGCCCGTCGTCCGAAAATCGGGAGACCTGATAAGACGCATCATGAGCGAGCGCCGGGCGGTCTCCTTCTACGGCGGCATGATACTGTGGTGGAGCGGCATATGGATGGCGAATTACTTTTTCGTCATCGCCATGCGGGGTATGTTCGGGGTCACCGTCCGGGAGGCGGTGCTGGTGCAGTTTCTCTTTACCGTCTCATATGTCCTTTTCGCCCTGCCGATGGGCTACCTGGGCGTCAGGGCGGGCCAAAAGCGGCTGACCGTCGTGGGCCTCATGCTTTTGGCCCTGGTTCTCTTCATCACGGGCGTCGTCATGGATTTCCGCTCCGTCTACCCCCTGATGATTATAGCCGGCGCCGCATTCGCCATCATACTGGTGGTGGCGTATTCCTACTTCATCACCATCATCCCGCCGGAGAACACGGCCGGGTTCCTGGGCGTCTACATGGCGTGCCAGAACGGAGCCATCCTCATCGGCCCCGCCCTGGGGGGATACCTCGTCGAGACCTTCGGGCCGAGGAGCATGTATCCCTGCGCCGGAGTCCTGGTGCTTTTGGGTGTGATGTGTATCCTGAACATTCGAGAAAGACGGGGGGGCATCCCCGGGGTCGGCTCAAAACCGCGTGAATCCACCGCAACGCATTGA
- a CDS encoding metal ABC transporter permease translates to MHAFGFAGGFPELFSFLEYGFIQRAIFTGIFVGVASGVLGVFLVLRRYALIGHGLTHVAFGGVAVGLLFSSQPFWWALVVTVLSSVGILKLQERVKMHADVAIGIVSAVGMAAGLIIASVAGGYNVDLMSYLFGSILSISMGEFWVSIVVSAVVIGFIAAAYHDLFAVTFDEESARTMGVRVGFYNYFFTVISAVVVVVGMRVVGLLLISSLVILPAITSLQLSRTFSRCLILSAVVAVISVLGGVFLSYHLRLPSGGAIVAVNFLLFLLAYIYRAVSGR, encoded by the coding sequence ATGCATGCATTCGGTTTCGCGGGAGGATTCCCGGAGCTGTTTTCATTTCTCGAATACGGATTCATCCAGCGGGCGATATTCACGGGCATATTCGTGGGTGTGGCCTCGGGGGTGCTGGGGGTCTTCCTGGTGTTGCGCCGCTACGCCCTCATCGGCCACGGGCTGACCCATGTGGCCTTCGGCGGCGTGGCGGTGGGATTGTTGTTCAGCTCCCAGCCCTTCTGGTGGGCGCTGGTGGTGACGGTGCTGTCGTCGGTGGGCATCCTCAAGCTCCAGGAACGGGTGAAGATGCACGCGGACGTCGCCATCGGCATCGTGTCCGCCGTGGGGATGGCGGCGGGTCTCATTATCGCAAGCGTAGCCGGGGGATACAACGTCGACCTGATGAGTTATCTCTTCGGCAGCATCCTCTCCATCAGCATGGGCGAATTCTGGGTCTCCATTGTCGTATCGGCGGTGGTGATCGGTTTTATCGCGGCGGCCTATCACGACCTCTTCGCGGTAACGTTCGATGAGGAGTCGGCCCGTACCATGGGCGTGCGGGTGGGTTTCTACAACTATTTCTTCACGGTGATCTCCGCCGTCGTCGTGGTGGTGGGGATGCGGGTGGTGGGGCTGCTGTTGATATCGTCCCTGGTCATCCTCCCCGCCATCACCAGCCTCCAGCTTTCCCGCACGTTTTCGAGGTGTTTGATCCTTTCCGCCGTGGTCGCCGTCATCTCGGTGCTGGGGGGCGTTTTCCTGTCCTATCATCTGAGACTTCCCAGCGGCGGCGCCATCGTTGCGGTCAATTTCCTCCTGTTTCTTCTGGCATACATCTACCGGGCGGTTTCGGGACGGTGA
- a CDS encoding metal ABC transporter ATP-binding protein encodes METRVSNAVLEMRRVSFGYNAHPVVEEITFTLEQGDYLWVIGPNGSGKTTLMKLALGIIKPREGEVFLLGRRLEHFRRWERVAYVPQTVSRFDPFFPASAMEVVAMGLLSEKKFPRRLDGRDRRRVEEAFERVGIVDIMKQRIGELSGGQVQRVYLARALVSTPDILFLDEPTSAVEPGVREGFFRVIDELNRTGTAVFLINHDIAGMGIKNNKILFINRTQLFFGDGGQFCMSPSMGEYFGSSQHIICHQHIDN; translated from the coding sequence ATGGAAACACGTGTGTCCAATGCGGTGCTGGAAATGCGCCGGGTCAGTTTCGGGTACAACGCCCATCCGGTAGTGGAGGAGATCACCTTCACACTTGAACAGGGGGATTACCTCTGGGTTATCGGCCCCAACGGATCGGGGAAGACCACCCTCATGAAGTTGGCCCTGGGCATCATTAAACCCCGGGAGGGGGAGGTTTTTCTCCTTGGGCGTCGTCTCGAGCACTTCCGGCGGTGGGAGAGGGTGGCCTATGTGCCCCAAACCGTCTCCCGGTTCGATCCGTTTTTCCCCGCGTCCGCCATGGAGGTGGTGGCGATGGGGCTCCTTTCGGAGAAGAAATTTCCCCGTCGGTTGGATGGTCGGGATAGAAGGCGCGTTGAGGAGGCGTTCGAACGGGTCGGTATCGTCGACATTATGAAGCAGCGCATCGGGGAGCTTTCCGGAGGTCAGGTTCAGCGGGTGTATCTGGCACGGGCGCTGGTGAGTACGCCGGATATCCTGTTTCTCGATGAGCCGACCTCCGCCGTGGAGCCGGGGGTGCGGGAGGGATTTTTTCGGGTGATAGATGAATTGAACCGAACGGGGACCGCGGTATTCCTCATTAATCATGACATCGCGGGGATGGGTATCAAGAACAACAAGATACTCTTTATCAACAGGACGCAGTTGTTTTTCGGCGACGGCGGGCAGTTCTGCATGTCTCCCAGCATGGGGGAATACTTCGGGAGCTCTCAGCATATTATCTGCCACCAACACATAGACAACTGA
- a CDS encoding zinc ABC transporter substrate-binding protein, whose protein sequence is MRKVPRAIYVLCVICAFMIPLTLASCGDTATPEADGPETISVVASSFPLYDFARIVGGEQADVVLLPPPGLSPHSFEPTPKHIETIESADMFIYSGAGLEPWVEDVLAGIENQKLLVVNAADGAVLMEIADMEAHTHDEQNGDGDHDTHTPDADEGEHHHGLYDPHYWLDFENAKVQVDNILGGYLQIDSEHAGSYLERTDGYTSTLELLDQMYRDTLTVCPGKDLVSAGHFAFGYLAHRYGLNHRAIYGAAHNVEPSPRELTEMVDYIGQHDIKYIVADAMLDAKVARTIRDEAGVEIVTLNPAGNVSKDQLENGVTFIDIMQENLKGLKLILGCE, encoded by the coding sequence ATGAGAAAGGTGCCGAGAGCGATATATGTACTGTGCGTTATCTGTGCGTTCATGATACCCCTCACGCTGGCGTCGTGCGGCGATACGGCGACACCGGAGGCCGACGGACCCGAGACGATCAGCGTGGTTGCAAGTTCCTTCCCTCTGTATGATTTCGCCCGAATTGTCGGCGGAGAGCAGGCGGATGTGGTGCTGCTGCCGCCGCCGGGGCTTTCGCCTCATTCATTCGAGCCGACGCCGAAACACATCGAGACCATCGAGTCCGCGGATATGTTTATCTACAGCGGCGCGGGACTGGAACCCTGGGTGGAGGACGTGTTGGCGGGGATTGAGAATCAAAAGCTTCTGGTGGTGAACGCCGCCGATGGGGCGGTATTGATGGAAATCGCCGATATGGAAGCTCACACACACGATGAACAGAACGGCGACGGCGATCATGACACCCATACGCCTGATGCGGACGAGGGGGAACACCATCACGGGTTATACGACCCCCACTACTGGCTGGACTTCGAAAACGCGAAAGTACAGGTTGACAACATTTTGGGGGGATACCTGCAGATCGACTCGGAGCATGCGGGCAGCTACCTGGAGCGGACCGACGGGTACACATCCACCCTCGAGCTCCTCGATCAGATGTATCGGGACACCCTGACGGTGTGTCCCGGGAAAGATCTCGTATCGGCTGGCCATTTCGCCTTCGGATACCTGGCTCACCGGTACGGATTGAACCATCGAGCGATCTACGGGGCGGCTCACAATGTAGAGCCGTCACCCAGGGAATTGACGGAAATGGTGGATTACATTGGACAACATGATATAAAATACATCGTCGCCGATGCGATGCTCGACGCGAAGGTGGCGCGAACCATCAGGGATGAAGCCGGTGTCGAGATCGTTACGCTGAATCCGGCGGGAAATGTCTCCAAAGATCAGTTGGAGAACGGCGTGACCTTTATCGATATCATGCAGGAAAACCTCAAGGGTCTCAAACTCATCTTGGGATGTGAATAA
- a CDS encoding transcriptional repressor produces the protein MNPALILKKRGLKRTLGRVKVLEILIESKHPRTGGEIIRLLGTDSMDPASVYRILNAFVSHDVAHRLVGMDDVARYAVNRGEEEHPHFYCRVCGVITCMKDIRLPRVDVPDDGFLVEEEHLTLRGVCPGCSGCVEQEE, from the coding sequence ATGAATCCCGCGCTGATTCTGAAAAAGAGGGGATTGAAGCGGACCCTGGGAAGGGTGAAGGTGCTTGAAATTCTTATCGAATCCAAGCATCCCCGCACCGGGGGGGAGATCATCCGGCTTCTGGGGACCGACAGCATGGATCCGGCATCTGTCTATCGAATCCTCAATGCCTTCGTCTCGCACGATGTGGCCCATCGCTTGGTGGGAATGGACGATGTGGCGCGGTACGCTGTCAATCGGGGGGAGGAAGAGCACCCGCATTTTTACTGCCGGGTGTGCGGCGTCATCACCTGCATGAAGGATATCCGTCTTCCCCGGGTGGATGTGCCGGACGACGGATTTCTTGTGGAAGAAGAGCACCTGACGCTTCGGGGAGTCTGCCCCGGCTGTTCCGGGTGCGTTGAACAGGAGGAATAA
- a CDS encoding LysM peptidoglycan-binding domain-containing M23 family metallopeptidase yields the protein MSSFMMPSTKGIYHTVLPGEDLWRITTTYEVDPGIVAEVNRLYNPDDLESGDVLFIPGAKKILEIPPLSPEELAEKLKSGLFAWPVEGMIYSVYGPRWGRMHTGIDISASSGTPVAAARNGDVVFVGRRGGYGIMIEIKHDDHYSTVYAHLRDTYVVEGNRVREGEVIGEVGCTGRCTGPHCHFEILYDGEHRDPLFFLP from the coding sequence ATGTCGTCATTCATGATGCCGTCCACGAAGGGGATCTATCACACCGTTCTGCCGGGGGAGGATCTCTGGCGTATTACGACGACCTACGAAGTGGATCCCGGAATCGTCGCCGAGGTCAATCGACTCTATAATCCCGACGACCTGGAGAGTGGAGACGTCCTGTTCATCCCCGGCGCAAAAAAGATCCTCGAGATACCCCCGTTGTCACCCGAGGAACTGGCCGAGAAGTTGAAATCGGGTCTGTTTGCCTGGCCGGTGGAGGGGATGATCTATTCCGTGTATGGTCCGCGCTGGGGGCGAATGCATACCGGCATCGATATCTCGGCCTCCAGCGGGACACCGGTCGCCGCGGCAAGGAATGGGGATGTGGTGTTTGTGGGCAGGCGCGGCGGATACGGTATCATGATTGAAATCAAACACGACGATCACTATTCAACGGTGTATGCGCACCTCAGAGACACCTACGTGGTTGAGGGGAATCGGGTTCGCGAGGGGGAGGTGATCGGTGAGGTGGGTTGTACCGGCCGCTGCACCGGCCCCCACTGCCATTTTGAAATATTGTACGACGGCGAGCACCGGGACCCGCTGTTTTTCCTGCCGTGA
- a CDS encoding FAD-dependent oxidoreductase, producing MMKETVSYPKKDIPVRAGADVVVVGGGPSGFAAAVCAARKGLSVVLIERYGFLGGMATAGAVGTVCGLYLYHPERIQHIIEGFAKEVTDALVTAGGAFGPFIREGFTALLYNPWHVKRLLDRMVKGDERITLMLHSRVADVVIEGGAMTAVIVASPEGLFAVRGKVFVDATGDAVVALACGAETVKGDENGKVMTPTMMFFCQGMDIVAYQQEGMAVLNERIQKALDEGTYPLTVGQGLVIPTFRPGEAMVKMSSLTCEGRALDGSVVADITLAELSGREGAEAAMEFLKNEVPGFAGAFLSDTAVQVGIRETRRIVGEYVLSRDDVLSGRQFDDAVCLSSWPLELWDEGALEPRLVFLDEGSYYGIPYRCMLPKGVSNLLVTGRAISTDHDALASSRVMGPCMAEGQAAAAAAGCAIRKKSSLIDVDTQELRSELIADGARLE from the coding sequence ATGATGAAAGAGACCGTATCCTATCCGAAGAAGGACATCCCGGTGCGGGCCGGAGCTGATGTGGTGGTGGTCGGCGGCGGCCCCTCCGGCTTTGCGGCCGCGGTTTGCGCCGCCAGAAAGGGACTCTCCGTGGTGCTGATCGAGCGCTACGGCTTTTTGGGCGGCATGGCCACCGCCGGGGCGGTGGGAACCGTCTGCGGATTGTATCTGTACCATCCGGAAAGGATACAGCATATCATCGAGGGATTTGCAAAAGAGGTGACCGACGCCCTGGTTACTGCGGGCGGCGCCTTCGGCCCCTTTATCCGCGAGGGATTTACGGCGCTGCTCTATAACCCCTGGCACGTAAAGAGGCTTCTCGACAGGATGGTGAAGGGAGATGAGCGCATTACCCTCATGCTGCACAGCCGGGTGGCGGACGTGGTGATTGAGGGCGGCGCGATGACGGCTGTTATTGTGGCGAGCCCCGAGGGGCTGTTTGCAGTGAGGGGGAAGGTCTTTGTGGACGCTACAGGCGACGCGGTGGTTGCCCTGGCGTGCGGCGCGGAAACCGTTAAAGGGGACGAAAACGGAAAAGTCATGACCCCCACGATGATGTTCTTCTGCCAGGGGATGGATATCGTCGCCTATCAGCAGGAGGGGATGGCCGTATTGAACGAGCGTATTCAAAAGGCCCTGGATGAGGGGACCTATCCCCTCACCGTCGGGCAGGGGCTGGTGATCCCGACCTTTCGCCCCGGTGAGGCGATGGTGAAGATGAGCTCCCTCACGTGCGAGGGGAGGGCTCTGGATGGGAGCGTTGTCGCCGATATCACCCTGGCTGAGCTTTCGGGCCGTGAGGGGGCTGAAGCCGCCATGGAGTTTCTCAAAAACGAGGTCCCGGGTTTCGCCGGCGCCTTTCTTTCCGATACCGCAGTGCAGGTCGGGATACGGGAGACCCGGCGCATCGTCGGCGAATACGTATTGTCCCGTGACGATGTGCTTTCCGGCAGGCAGTTCGACGACGCCGTGTGTCTGTCGTCCTGGCCCCTGGAGCTGTGGGATGAGGGGGCGTTGGAGCCTCGGCTTGTCTTCCTCGACGAAGGGTCCTATTACGGCATCCCCTATCGGTGCATGCTGCCCAAGGGCGTCTCCAACCTGCTGGTGACCGGGCGGGCCATTTCCACCGATCACGACGCCCTGGCCTCGTCCCGGGTGATGGGCCCCTGCATGGCGGAGGGCCAGGCCGCCGCCGCGGCCGCGGGGTGTGCCATACGGAAAAAGAGTTCTCTTATCGATGTAGATACCCAAGAGCTGCGATCGGAGCTGATCGCCGATGGAGCCAGGCTTGAGTAG
- a CDS encoding succinylglutamate desuccinylase/aspartoacylase family protein, with translation MFEQLKYIRGEKVTGSITIAENANRQMIALHYFGLWGAYDGPTLLLNAAVHGNEVVGVEVLRTIVDQIDPGTLKGNLLAVPIVNPMAFNSGHRWDPYDNLDMNRVFPGDPDGTMTERIAHRFFSIFVKSADYILDLHSAEFPDELIPHIRIRVENPSKKYLNLVASTGINAVWVGPSLKGMLQTEAYREKIPTSTIEIGAAGIITDRNVDIGTGAVMNVMHVLGMIEGEAIVPDHQIILASNESWVRSPIGGIFKPAIHLGQFVRVGDNIGDIIDPTSFETHDLIAPFPGIVTGMTHQPIVRSGTRLCMLVDFDSSDPTRHLKQTPKLPNTTYSPNTYLQRLMRQMDK, from the coding sequence ATGTTCGAACAGTTGAAATATATCCGGGGCGAAAAGGTGACGGGATCGATCACCATCGCCGAAAACGCCAACCGTCAGATGATCGCCCTTCACTATTTCGGTCTGTGGGGCGCGTACGACGGACCAACCCTCCTTTTAAACGCGGCGGTTCACGGCAACGAGGTGGTGGGCGTGGAGGTGCTGCGTACCATCGTCGATCAAATCGACCCGGGCACGCTCAAGGGAAATCTCCTCGCCGTGCCCATCGTCAATCCAATGGCGTTCAATTCCGGTCATCGGTGGGATCCATACGACAACCTTGATATGAACAGGGTCTTCCCCGGTGATCCTGACGGCACCATGACCGAGCGGATCGCCCACCGCTTTTTCTCCATTTTCGTCAAAAGCGCGGATTACATCCTCGATCTCCATTCGGCGGAATTCCCCGATGAGTTGATTCCTCATATCCGCATCAGGGTGGAGAATCCCTCCAAGAAGTATCTGAACCTTGTGGCGTCCACCGGTATCAACGCCGTGTGGGTGGGACCGTCGCTGAAGGGGATGCTCCAGACCGAGGCGTATCGGGAGAAGATCCCCACCAGCACCATCGAGATCGGGGCGGCGGGGATTATCACCGACAGAAACGTGGATATCGGCACAGGTGCCGTGATGAATGTCATGCATGTGTTGGGAATGATCGAGGGAGAGGCGATTGTGCCGGATCATCAGATCATCCTGGCCTCAAACGAGTCCTGGGTGCGAAGCCCCATCGGGGGCATCTTCAAACCGGCCATTCACCTCGGGCAGTTCGTCCGCGTGGGCGACAATATCGGGGATATCATCGATCCTACAAGTTTCGAAACCCACGACCTCATCGCGCCGTTCCCCGGCATCGTTACCGGCATGACCCACCAGCCCATCGTCCGCTCCGGTACGCGGCTCTGCATGCTGGTGGATTTCGACAGCAGCGATCCGACCAGGCACCTGAAACAGACTCCGAAGCTTCCCAATACGACATACAGCCCCAATACCTACCTGCAAAGGCTGATGCGTCAGATGGATAAATGA
- a CDS encoding Gfo/Idh/MocA family oxidoreductase translates to MDKIRAAIVGCGRISDLHAAAYTGSDSAEIFAVCDINKDTAKQKKEAWGAKKVYTDYEKLLADADIDMVELLTPHHLHMPMTVAAAQAKKHISCQKPMATKASDAQKMVDAAKEEGVLLKIFENFVFYPPYVKARQLLLDGAIGDLITVRMRMTCSMSGGWDVPREAWQWRIDEVKGGGGTQVFDDGYHKFSLAYNIGGEVEKVYAWIDRTMEVVDAPAFVMWKYKEGARARYGQYDLTFAPNLYIHSDYYAADDRMELVGTEGIIYVNRTTANPLEEPPVVLLRDGETRSFHNLRDNWIDSFIDSGRHFFTCIQEGKKPILSGEDGLKVLQFTMSAEISNREKREVSPDTVVD, encoded by the coding sequence ATGGATAAAATACGAGCGGCGATCGTCGGATGCGGGAGGATCAGCGATCTGCATGCTGCGGCGTACACGGGGAGTGACAGTGCCGAAATATTCGCCGTATGCGACATCAACAAGGACACAGCGAAACAAAAGAAGGAGGCATGGGGGGCAAAAAAAGTATACACCGATTACGAGAAGCTCCTCGCGGATGCGGATATCGATATGGTGGAGCTTCTCACCCCGCATCATCTGCATATGCCGATGACCGTTGCCGCCGCTCAGGCGAAAAAGCACATCAGCTGTCAGAAGCCGATGGCCACAAAGGCTTCGGACGCGCAGAAAATGGTGGACGCGGCGAAAGAGGAGGGGGTGCTCTTGAAGATATTCGAGAACTTCGTCTTCTATCCCCCCTACGTCAAGGCGCGACAGCTCCTCCTTGACGGGGCCATCGGCGACCTCATCACGGTCAGGATGCGCATGACCTGCTCAATGAGCGGCGGCTGGGACGTGCCCCGGGAGGCCTGGCAATGGCGCATAGACGAGGTCAAGGGCGGAGGGGGCACCCAGGTGTTCGACGACGGGTACCACAAATTTTCCCTGGCCTACAATATCGGGGGCGAGGTCGAGAAGGTCTACGCCTGGATCGACAGGACCATGGAGGTGGTGGACGCCCCCGCGTTTGTGATGTGGAAGTACAAGGAGGGCGCCCGGGCGCGCTACGGACAGTACGACCTCACGTTCGCCCCGAACCTCTACATTCACTCGGATTACTACGCCGCCGACGACCGTATGGAGCTGGTGGGTACCGAGGGAATCATATACGTCAACCGCACCACGGCAAATCCCCTGGAGGAGCCGCCGGTGGTGCTGCTTCGGGACGGTGAAACCAGGAGCTTTCACAACCTCAGGGACAACTGGATCGATTCTTTTATCGACAGCGGCCGTCACTTCTTCACCTGCATTCAAGAAGGTAAGAAACCGATTCTCTCGGGGGAGGACGGCCTCAAGGTCCTTCAATTCACGATGTCCGCCGAGATATCGAACAGGGAAAAGCGGGAGGTATCCCCGGATACGGTGGTCGATTGA
- a CDS encoding DUF362 domain-containing protein, with translation MREIEVGMVKIPEQERDNEALLKTKLSELIEISGGLDFIQPKESVLIKIAMNSPRPYPATVDPMVVSYLLDAVVSKKPSSVYIADKSNLYRNTKKVFDKTGLTPVVKKASLFHVTTRIKLLDFDDFVYRDRYLPDDFKENWEINPGRHFIRAPKMLFEDDPFLKNMNLAPKVDHIIVLGTVRTHVLSRFALGMNSYTGFLDTESRCLLYKKPYKKNLRLKSISPVNKENIQRRIPELFTVIPHPKLIILDGRESMITGGPDSNGPIQLLPSIKKNPYTGIMIAGRDIVATDAAGVALLKSHRRAASSIRNTPIWEMPTFIRAEELGLGATREDKIILHADIEDDLFTQMAWFLQ, from the coding sequence ATGCGGGAAATCGAAGTGGGAATGGTAAAAATACCCGAGCAGGAGCGGGATAACGAGGCCCTGTTGAAGACAAAGCTGTCCGAGCTTATCGAGATATCAGGAGGCCTGGATTTTATCCAACCGAAGGAATCGGTGCTCATCAAGATCGCCATGAACTCACCCCGACCCTATCCCGCCACCGTTGATCCAATGGTCGTCTCGTACCTGTTGGATGCCGTCGTTTCCAAGAAGCCGTCATCCGTGTACATCGCGGATAAATCAAACCTATATAGAAACACCAAAAAGGTTTTCGACAAGACTGGATTGACGCCGGTCGTCAAGAAGGCCTCCCTCTTTCATGTGACGACACGCATCAAGCTCTTGGATTTCGACGATTTCGTCTACCGTGATCGCTACCTGCCCGACGATTTCAAGGAGAACTGGGAGATCAATCCGGGAAGACACTTCATCCGCGCCCCCAAGATGCTGTTCGAGGACGATCCCTTCCTCAAGAATATGAACCTGGCGCCGAAGGTGGATCATATCATCGTCCTGGGTACGGTCAGAACCCATGTCCTATCACGTTTTGCCCTGGGAATGAACAGCTATACCGGTTTTCTCGACACCGAAAGCAGGTGTCTCTTGTATAAAAAACCATACAAAAAGAACCTGCGTCTGAAGAGTATCTCACCCGTGAACAAAGAGAACATCCAGCGGAGGATACCGGAGCTCTTCACCGTTATTCCTCATCCCAAGTTGATCATCCTCGACGGCAGGGAATCCATGATTACCGGCGGCCCGGACTCCAACGGCCCGATCCAGCTGCTTCCGTCCATCAAGAAGAATCCCTATACCGGCATCATGATTGCGGGCAGGGACATCGTGGCCACGGACGCCGCCGGGGTGGCGCTTCTGAAATCCCACAGGCGGGCGGCATCGAGCATACGGAATACCCCGATCTGGGAAATGCCCACGTTTATCCGGGCGGAGGAGTTGGGCCTGGGCGCGACCCGGGAGGACAAGATCATCCTCCACGCCGATATAGAAGACGACCTGTTTACGCAAATGGCGTGGTTCCTCCAGTAG